A genomic region of Miscanthus floridulus cultivar M001 chromosome 3, ASM1932011v1, whole genome shotgun sequence contains the following coding sequences:
- the LOC136542820 gene encoding CBL-interacting protein kinase 31-like has protein sequence MYRAKRAASLKAKRRVGKYELGRTIGEGTFAKVRIAKNMENGDHVAIKILDKAKVHKNKLAEQIRREICTMKLVHHPNVVRLYEVMGSKTRIYIVLEFVMGGELHDIIATSGRLKEEEARRYFQQLINAVDYCHSRGVYHRDLKLENLLLDVAGNLKISDFGLSALSDQAKNDGLLHTTCGTPNYVAPEVIDDKGYDGALADLWSCGVILFVLLAGCLPFEDDNIASLYKKISEAQFTCPSWFSPGAKRLINRILDPNPSTRITIPQVQKDPWFKKGYKKPVFDKTFQASLDDVDAAFGDSEEHHVIEEIEGQPASMNAFELISMNKGLNLDNFFESDKKYKRETRFTSQCPPKEIINRIEEASKPLGFDVQKKNYKMLLENPTAGRKGNLNVETEVFQVAPSLHVVELKKAKGDTLEFQNFYKTLSTELKDVVWACDDEIEDRSSSP, from the exons ATGTACAGGGCTAAGAGGGCTGCTTCGCTCAAAGCAAAGCGCCGCGTTGGCAAGTATGAGCTCGGACGCACCATTGGGGAAGGAACATTTGCAAAGGTCCGGATCGCCAAGAACATGGAGAACGGGGACCATGTTGCTATCAAAATTCTTGACAAGGCAAAGGTTCACAAGAACAAACTAGCTGAACAG ATTAGGAGGGAAATCTGTACAATGAAGTTAGTACATCATCCCAATGTTGTTCGCCTGTATGAG GTGATGGGAAGTAAAACAAGGATTTACATTGTGCTGGAGTTTGTTATGGGTGGAGAGCTCCATGATATCATT GCCACAAGTGGAAGATTGAAGGAGGAGGAAGCACGTAGATACTTTCAGCAGTTGATCAATGCTGTAGACTATTGCCACAGTAGGGGTGTATACCACAGAGACTTGAAG CTAGAGAATCTGTTACTTGATGTTGCTGGAAACCTCAAGATTTCAGATTTCGGGTTAAGTGCTTTATCAGACCAAGCGAAG AATGATGGATTGCTGCATACTACATGTGGAACACCTAACTATGTTGCTCCAGAG GTTATTGATGACAAAGGCTATGATGGTGCCCTTGCTGACCTTTGGTCTTGTGGGGTGATCCTTTTTGTGCTGCTCGCAGGATGTCTGCCTTTCGAGGATGACAACATCGCATCCCTTTATAAAAAG ATCTCAGAAGCTCAGTTTACATGTCCATCTTGGTTTTCTCCTGGAGCAAAGAGGCTGATCAACAGAATTCTGGATCCTAATCCTTCCACT CGGATTACAATTCCTCAAGTACAAAAAGATCCATGGTTTAAAAAAGGTTACAAGAAGCCTGTTTTCGATAAAACATTTCAAGCTAGTCTAGATGATGTTGATGCTGCCTTTGGAGACTCAGAG GAACATCATGTGATTGAGGAAATTGAAGGGCAACCAGCCTCGATGAATGCATTTGAATTGATTTCAATGAACAAAGGGTTGAATCTGGATAATTTTTTTGAATCTGATAAG AAGTACAAGCGAGAAACACGATTCACATCACAGTGTCCTCCGAAAGAAATCATCAATAGAATAGAAGAAGCTTCTAAGCCACTTGGGTTTGATGTCCAAAAGAAAAATTACAAG ATGTTACTGGAAAACCCAACAGCAGGAAGAAAAGGAAATCTTAATGTTGAGACTGAG GTTTTCCAAGTGGCTCCATCGCTTCATGTGGTTGAGCTCAAGAAGGCAAAGGGAGATACTCTGGAGTTTCAAAAT ttctacaaaactctgTCCACGGAGCTGAAGGACGTCGTTTGGGcgtgtgatgatgaaatcgaaGACAGAAGCTCCTCGCCATGA